Within Schumannella luteola, the genomic segment CCCGGCGCCGACGGCACCTTCGAGCGCGTGTCGTGGGATGGCTCGGGCTGCGCCATCTCGCAGGCCTCCGCCTCCCTTCTCGCCGGCCTCGCCGAAGACTGGACGCCCGCCGTGCTGCACGAGCGCATCGGGCAGTTCCGCGAGGCGCTGCGCTCGCGTGGCGCGATCGAGATCGACGAAGAGCTCTTCGAGGATGCCGCCGCGCTCGGCGGGGTCTCGCGCTACACCGCGCGCGTGAAGTGCGCGATGCTCGCCTGGGTCGCCGCCGAAGACGCGCTGACCCGCCTCGACGCCTGAGGTCTGTCCCGTCGCGATGGCCCGCCACCATGGCCGGGCGAGACCTTCTCGTTGCGGCATCCCGAAATCGATCGGTCGCACATCGTCGCCTGCGGGGGTGCCGAGGCGACGATTTGCGACCGATCGATTCTCTGCGCGGGCGCTTTCGCGGATTGCGGGAAAGGGATGCGGGTTAGGGGAATCATGAAGAAGAATTGCTGGCGCGCGGAGATAATGTGCGACTAATCCGCTTTCCGCATTAGTGTTCGGTTTATGGCGCGACGCACAGTGATCCAGTTCACCGACGACCTCAGCGGCGAGGACCTGCCCGACGGCACCCGCTCGACGACCTTCGCCTTCAACGGCGTGCAGTACTCGATCGACCTCTCCGACGACAACGTCGCCAAGCTCGAGGCCGCGCTGCAGCCCTTCATCGACGCCGGCACCCGCGTCGGCGCCCCCTCGGGACTGCGCCGCTCCGGCGCCCGCGCCGCCGGCTCCGGCGGGTCGGGATCGAGCGGCAGCGGCCGCAGCCCCGAAGACCTCGCCGCGATCCGCGAATGGGCGAACGCCAACGGCTACAGCGTCGGCGACCGCGGTCGCGTCAAGGGCGAGATCCTCGACGCCTACGACAAGGCGCACTGAGCCGAGCCGCCGTCGTCGTCGCCCGGCGCGACGACGCCGCGCGATCGGAAGCGACCACCGGCCGCGTTCCGACCACACGACCTCGATGGGCCCCGCCAGGTGCGGGGCCCATCGGCGTGTGCCGGCGGGCTCGGGGAGTTGCGCGGGTCGCGCTGCGTGAAGAGGCCACCAGTGCGCCTCTGCCCGCACCGCAGGCCGGCCCCAGGCGGGCGCTCGTAGGATGACGGCGTGACGGACGAGACGCCGCCGCGTGACGGCGAGAGCAGGCGAGGGACAGATCCCGAGCCGTCGGCGAGCGCTCCCGAGCCCGTCGGCTCCGTGCCTCCTGCGTCTGATCCGGCACCGGGATCGCCGGACTCCGTGACCGCCGCGCCGCACCCCGCACCGGGATCGCCGCATCCCGCACCGGGATCGCCGGCCCCCGCATCCTCCGCCGCGTCCGCGTCCAGCGCCCCGCCGCGCGATCGCCTCGCCGGCGTCGTCGCGCGACTCCGCGAGCGTCGGCTGCTGATCGGCGCGCTCGCCTTCGTCGCCGCGTTCGCCCTGCTCGGCACCCTCGCTGTCGCCGGCGGTCACGAGATGGCCGTGAGCCGCGCGGCCGCCGAGGAGAAGGCCGACGACGCCGCCTCCGCGAAGCCGAGCGCGCGCCCGCGACCCGACACGATCCCCGCGCCCCTGCGACTGCGCAGCTGCTCGATCAGCCCGCTCGCCGCCGACGGCCGGCTCGGCACCTTCGAGGGCACCGTCATCTCGGCGACCGGCGGCGACGCCCTCTACGACCGCGGCGGTGCGACCCCGGTGCGCCCCGGCTCCGCCATGAAGCTGCTCACGGCCGGAGCCGCGCTCAGCGTGCTCGGGCCCGACTACCGCATCCCGACCACCGTGATCGACGCCGGAGACGACTCGATCGCGGTCGTCGGCCACGGGGACGTCACCCTCAGCGGGCTGCCGGCCGGCGGCGTCTCGGTCTACGCCGGCGCTCCGCGGCTCGCAGACCTGCTCAGCACGGCCGCGAAGGCCTGGGGTGAGCGTCACCCGGGCAAGAAGATCGCGAAGGTCGTGCTCGACGCGAGCTACTGGGGCACGGGCGACAGCTGGGATGCGTCGTGGCCGACCACGCTGCAGACCACCGGCGTCGTGTCGAAGGTGACCTCGCTGCAGCTCGACGGCGACCGTGCCGACCCGGCTGCGGCGATCAGCCCGCGCTCCGACGACCCGGTCGCCGCGGTCGGCCCGAAGGCGCTCGCGGCGCTGCGGGCGGCGGCGCCCGCTCTCGTCGCCGACGACGCCACGACCCTCGCCGCGACCGCCCCCGCGGGCGGCACCGAGATCGCCCAGGTGCAGTCGCAGCCGATCTCGCAGCTGGTCGGTCAGATGCTCACCCTCGACGACGCGACGCTCGCCGAGACGCTCGGCCGGCTCGTCTCGAAGAAGCAGGGCGACGGCGGCAGCGCGGCGTCGCTCACCGGAACCTATGCGACGGCGCTCGCCGGCTACGGCGTCGCGACCACCGGCATCGTCGTGCACGACGGCTCCGGGCTCAGCGACCAGAACGCCGTCTCGGCGGTCTTCCTCTCGCGTTTCGCCGCCGAGATCGCGCAGGGCCACGACGAGCTCGCGCTGCTGCGCAGCCAGCTGGGCCGCAGCGGCCAGAGCGGCGCGCTGGCGGGGCGCTTCGGCGGCACCGGCGCGGCCGACGGCGCGGTCGAGGCCTTCAGCGGCGGCGGCCCGGGGGTGCGCACGCTGATCGGAACCGTGCAGTCCGCCGACGGCACCATGCTCGCCTTCGCCTTCCTCGGCGTCGGCGACGCCGTGAACGAGAGCGCCGATCCCGCGCTCGACGCGCTCGCCGCGGCGCTGCGCGACTGCGGCGCGAATCTGTCCAGCATCTGAGCGCGGGCATCCGCGAGCAAGGAGGTACGCCGATGGCGGCAGCGACCAGGGCTCTGCTGATCGTGGATGTGCAGAACGACTTCACCGAGGGCGGCGCGCTCGGCGTGCGCGGCGGGGCGGCGGTCGCCGCGGGCGTGACTCAGCTGCTCGGCGACGACCCGGAGCGCTACGGGCTCGTCGTCGCCTCGCGCGACTGGCACCACGGCGACGACACCAATGGCGGGCACTTCGCCGACGGCGCCGAGCCCGACTACGTCGAGACCTGGCCGGTGCACTGCGTCGCCGACACCCTCGGCGCCGAGTACCACCCAGCGCTCGATGCCTCGCTCATCGACGTGCACGTGAAGAAGGGGCAGGGCGTTCCCGCCTACTCGGCCTTCGAGGGGACCCTCGCCGACGGCAGCACGCTCGCCGACGAGCTGGCCCGCCGCGGCATCGACGAGGTGGATGTGGTGGGCATCGCGACCGATTACTGCGTGCGTGCCAGCGCCCTCGACGCGCTGCGCGGCGGACGCCGGGTGCGCATCCTGACCTCGCTCATCGCCGGTGTCGCCCCGGAGTCGTCGACCGCGGCCCTCGCCGAGCTCGCGGCCGCCGGGGCCGTGCTGGTCTAGCCACCGTCGGCCGGCGCGTCGTCAGCCGCGCGGCATCGCGCGGGGCGGCTGCTCAGACGAGCAGCTGGTGCCGCGCGAGCTCGCGGTAGAGCGGCGTCGACTCGAGCAGCTCGGCGTGGGTTCCGATGCCGGCGACCCGGCCGCCGTCGAGCACGATGATGCGGTCGCTGTCGACGACCGTCGAGAGGCGGTGCGCGATCACGAGCAGCGTGCGGTCGGCGGCGACGCGGTCGATGGCCTCGCGCAGCAGCTGCTCGTTGACGCCGTCGAGCGCGGCCGTCGCCTCGTCGAGCAGCAGCACGGGCGGGGCCGCGAGCAGCGCCCGGGCGATCGCGAGGCGCTGACGCTCGCCGCCGGAGAGCATGACGCCGTCCTCGCCGACGGGCGCGTCGAGGCCGAGCTCGTTGCGCTCGAGCACGGCGCCGAGATTGACCTCGCGCAGCACGCGGATGCAGTCCTCGTCGCTCGCTCCCGATGCCGCCAGCGTCAGGTTCTGGCGCAGCGTGCCGGCCAGCACCGGCGCATCCTGCTCGACGTAGCCCAGCTGCGACCGCAGTTCGCCGCGGTCGATCGTGCGCACATCCCGCTCGCCGAACAGCACGCGCCCGCTGTCGGCGTCGTAGAAGCGCTCGATGAGAGCGAGGATCGTGCTCTTGCCCGCGCCCGACGGCCCGACGAGCGCGGTGCGCTGCCCCTTCGGCACCGCGAAGGAGACGCCCTTGAGCACGGTGCGATCGCGCGGCTCGGCGACGGTGCCGACCGCGGCGGCGATCTCCTTCTCGCGCTCGGTGCGGTGCGCGGCCTCGGGGTAGCGGAACACGACCTCGTCGAAGCGGATCGCCGCATCCTCGTGCTCGTCGACGGCCAGCGCCGTCACGGCCCCGCTCACGACCGGCGCGACCGAGAGGCTCGTCGCGCGGGCGGCGGTCGCCGCATCCCCCTCGCTCTCGCTCGGGATCGCGATGATCTCGCGGATGCGGCCCAGCGCGCCGAGCGCCTGGTTGACCGAGGTGATCGCACCGAAGGCGGTGGCCAGCGGCATGATCATGAGGAACAGGAAGAGGATGAACGCGACCAGGCTCGCGACCGTGATCGCTCCGCTCGCGACGCGGAATCCGCCGACGCCGAGCACCACCAGGAACGAGGCCTGCATCGCGATGCCCGCGATCGGCACGATCAGCGCCGACACCTTGGCGACGCGGATGCCGGCGCCCCAGGCCGCGTCGGCGTCCTTCTCGATCTCGGCGCCCTCGCGCTCGGTCGCGCCGGCCGCGCGCACGGTGCGGATCGCACTGACGGCGCGCTCGACCGAGGCGGCCAGGTCGCCGACGCGCTCCTGCTGCTGGCGGCTGGCGACACGCACGCGCCCGCTCAGCAGCACGACCGCGACGATCGAGACGGCGACGACCAGCACGGTCAACCCGAGCAGCACCGGATCGATGACGGCCATGCCGATGATCGCGCCGATGAAGACGACGGCGCCGCCGACCGCATCCACCAGACCCTGGGTCATGAC encodes:
- the sufU gene encoding Fe-S cluster assembly sulfur transfer protein SufU codes for the protein MSSSELQSLYQQVILDHSKHPHGKGALSGDTAASSHQINPTCGDEITLELHPGADGTFERVSWDGSGCAISQASASLLAGLAEDWTPAVLHERIGQFREALRSRGAIEIDEELFEDAAALGGVSRYTARVKCAMLAWVAAEDALTRLDA
- a CDS encoding histone-like nucleoid-structuring protein Lsr2, with the translated sequence MARRTVIQFTDDLSGEDLPDGTRSTTFAFNGVQYSIDLSDDNVAKLEAALQPFIDAGTRVGAPSGLRRSGARAAGSGGSGSSGSGRSPEDLAAIREWANANGYSVGDRGRVKGEILDAYDKAH
- a CDS encoding D-alanyl-D-alanine carboxypeptidase, translated to MTAAPHPAPGSPHPAPGSPAPASSAASASSAPPRDRLAGVVARLRERRLLIGALAFVAAFALLGTLAVAGGHEMAVSRAAAEEKADDAASAKPSARPRPDTIPAPLRLRSCSISPLAADGRLGTFEGTVISATGGDALYDRGGATPVRPGSAMKLLTAGAALSVLGPDYRIPTTVIDAGDDSIAVVGHGDVTLSGLPAGGVSVYAGAPRLADLLSTAAKAWGERHPGKKIAKVVLDASYWGTGDSWDASWPTTLQTTGVVSKVTSLQLDGDRADPAAAISPRSDDPVAAVGPKALAALRAAAPALVADDATTLAATAPAGGTEIAQVQSQPISQLVGQMLTLDDATLAETLGRLVSKKQGDGGSAASLTGTYATALAGYGVATTGIVVHDGSGLSDQNAVSAVFLSRFAAEIAQGHDELALLRSQLGRSGQSGALAGRFGGTGAADGAVEAFSGGGPGVRTLIGTVQSADGTMLAFAFLGVGDAVNESADPALDALAAALRDCGANLSSI
- a CDS encoding isochorismatase family protein, producing MAAATRALLIVDVQNDFTEGGALGVRGGAAVAAGVTQLLGDDPERYGLVVASRDWHHGDDTNGGHFADGAEPDYVETWPVHCVADTLGAEYHPALDASLIDVHVKKGQGVPAYSAFEGTLADGSTLADELARRGIDEVDVVGIATDYCVRASALDALRGGRRVRILTSLIAGVAPESSTAALAELAAAGAVLV
- a CDS encoding ABC transporter ATP-binding protein, translating into MSSPASPAPARRSPFARPAKDDGPRASLRDLLPYLTEHRGALIAVVLLSLVGAAASLAQPALVSTVIGRVEKGASLGPLTWLLIALVVVSALISAVQHYLLQRTGTSVVRSARVQLVRRILHLPITEFDLRRTGDLVSRVGSDTTLLYAVMTQGLVDAVGGAVVFIGAIIGMAVIDPVLLGLTVLVVAVSIVAVVLLSGRVRVASRQQQERVGDLAASVERAVSAIRTVRAAGATEREGAEIEKDADAAWGAGIRVAKVSALIVPIAGIAMQASFLVVLGVGGFRVASGAITVASLVAFILFLFLMIMPLATAFGAITSVNQALGALGRIREIIAIPSESEGDAATAARATSLSVAPVVSGAVTALAVDEHEDAAIRFDEVVFRYPEAAHRTEREKEIAAAVGTVAEPRDRTVLKGVSFAVPKGQRTALVGPSGAGKSTILALIERFYDADSGRVLFGERDVRTIDRGELRSQLGYVEQDAPVLAGTLRQNLTLAASGASDEDCIRVLREVNLGAVLERNELGLDAPVGEDGVMLSGGERQRLAIARALLAAPPVLLLDEATAALDGVNEQLLREAIDRVAADRTLLVIAHRLSTVVDSDRIIVLDGGRVAGIGTHAELLESTPLYRELARHQLLV